From a region of the Verrucomicrobiales bacterium genome:
- a CDS encoding glutathione-dependent formaldehyde dehydrogenase, with product MKAIVFHKPKDMRFEHVPDPVLKATDDIILRVTSTAICGSDLHIYNGFLPQKRPMVMGHEFMGLIEETGSAVLNLKKGDRVVVPFPIACGSCFFCGHDLPGHCENSNPDKYGPEGGLLTDKGGALFGYTDLYGGYDGGQAEYVRVPYANFGPRRVRSELTDEQVLFLTDIFPTGYSAVDWASLQGGETVAVFGSGPVGLMAQKCAWLKGAGRVIALDGQEYRLAMARKSAHAETINIHDGDCVEKIRSMTDGRGADVCIDAVGLEAERSTLEKVTNVLHAQAGTINALRLAVSAVRRGGVVSVVGVYGMAYDNFPVGQIFDKGLRLFFGQAPAHKHIDELMTWVEEGRITLDDIITHRLPLSEAAHAYDIFCNKKDDCVKVVLKP from the coding sequence ATGAAGGCCATCGTATTCCACAAGCCCAAGGACATGCGGTTCGAGCATGTTCCCGACCCCGTTCTCAAAGCAACCGACGACATCATTCTCCGTGTCACGTCTACCGCAATCTGCGGCTCGGATCTCCATATCTATAACGGATTCCTGCCCCAGAAGCGTCCCATGGTCATGGGCCACGAATTTATGGGCTTGATCGAGGAAACTGGCTCCGCCGTGCTCAATTTGAAGAAAGGCGACCGAGTCGTGGTTCCCTTTCCGATAGCCTGCGGCAGTTGTTTCTTCTGCGGTCACGACCTACCGGGGCATTGCGAGAATTCCAACCCGGACAAGTATGGTCCTGAGGGAGGGCTCTTGACCGACAAAGGTGGAGCTCTGTTCGGCTACACCGATCTGTATGGAGGTTATGACGGCGGGCAAGCGGAGTATGTACGCGTGCCCTATGCTAACTTTGGTCCCCGGCGAGTGCGCTCGGAACTGACGGATGAGCAAGTGCTGTTCTTGACCGATATCTTTCCGACGGGGTACTCCGCGGTGGACTGGGCTAGCCTTCAGGGTGGCGAGACGGTGGCAGTCTTCGGTTCCGGACCGGTCGGACTCATGGCGCAGAAATGCGCCTGGCTCAAAGGAGCGGGCCGGGTCATCGCTCTCGATGGACAAGAGTATCGACTAGCCATGGCGCGAAAGTCTGCCCATGCGGAGACCATCAACATTCATGACGGTGACTGCGTGGAAAAGATCCGCTCCATGACGGACGGCCGTGGAGCGGACGTTTGCATCGATGCGGTCGGACTTGAAGCGGAAAGATCCACCCTAGAGAAGGTGACTAATGTTCTCCACGCACAGGCCGGAACGATCAACGCACTCAGACTGGCGGTGAGCGCGGTGCGCCGAGGCGGTGTCGTGAGCGTGGTGGGAGTGTACGGGATGGCTTATGACAATTTTCCCGTCGGGCAAATCTTTGACAAAGGATTGCGTCTGTTCTTCGGCCAAGCCCCTGCTCACAAGCACATCGACGAACTGATGACCTGGGTGGAAGAGGGAAGAATCACCCTCGATGACATCATTACCCACCGGCTCCCGCTTTCCGAAGCCGCTCATGCTTACGATATATTCTGCAACAAGAAGGACGACTGCGTCAAAGTGGTGCTGAAGCCCTAA
- a CDS encoding Gfo/Idh/MocA family oxidoreductase has protein sequence MKRKRSPQRGKIRYAVIGLGDITQGAVLPGFQNAEKNSELVALVSDDPKKLRHLAKHYHVPHACHYDQLDRLMQSGSVDAVYIALPNSLHREFAIRAAEAGVHVLCEKPLAVTESDCQDMIRACKTNRVKLMTAYRLHFERTNLEAIRLLQEGRIGELRIFQSVFTMQVKAGNVRLQKALGGGTLYDIGIYCINAARYLFRSEPTEVIAVTAKNDDPRFREVDEMTTAIMQFPQNRLASFTTSFGAADAAEYVVVGTKGLLRLKHGYEYSQPMEMELTVADRTKRRSYALSDQFGPEILYFSDCILNDREPGPSGFEGLADVRIIRSLYESARHRRPVRIRSRGGLRRPDLGQSIRRPRVKHPAKVRAESPHR, from the coding sequence ATGAAACGAAAACGATCTCCTCAGCGTGGCAAGATTCGTTATGCGGTGATTGGCCTGGGGGACATTACCCAGGGGGCCGTGCTGCCGGGCTTCCAGAATGCCGAGAAAAACTCCGAGCTGGTCGCTCTGGTCTCGGATGACCCCAAGAAGCTCCGCCATCTGGCCAAGCATTATCACGTGCCACACGCGTGCCACTACGATCAGCTGGACCGGCTGATGCAGAGCGGTAGCGTCGATGCCGTGTATATTGCGCTGCCCAACAGCTTACACCGCGAGTTCGCTATCCGGGCCGCTGAGGCGGGCGTTCATGTCCTCTGTGAGAAGCCGCTCGCGGTCACCGAATCCGACTGCCAGGACATGATCCGGGCGTGCAAAACGAACCGGGTAAAGCTCATGACCGCGTATCGTTTGCACTTTGAACGAACCAATCTGGAAGCTATCCGACTTCTTCAGGAAGGACGGATCGGCGAGCTTCGTATTTTCCAGTCCGTGTTCACCATGCAAGTGAAGGCAGGGAATGTCCGCCTCCAGAAAGCTCTCGGGGGCGGAACCCTTTACGACATCGGGATTTATTGTATCAACGCCGCGCGGTATCTCTTTAGGTCGGAGCCGACCGAAGTGATTGCGGTCACTGCCAAGAACGACGATCCACGGTTTCGGGAAGTGGATGAGATGACGACCGCCATCATGCAGTTTCCTCAGAATCGGTTGGCCAGCTTCACCACCAGCTTTGGAGCCGCTGACGCTGCCGAATATGTCGTCGTCGGAACCAAGGGGCTGCTGAGATTGAAGCACGGCTATGAGTATTCCCAACCTATGGAGATGGAACTTACGGTGGCGGATCGGACAAAGCGCCGCAGCTATGCTTTAAGCGACCAATTCGGGCCGGAGATTCTCTACTTTTCTGACTGCATTCTGAATGACCGGGAACCCGGGCCGTCTGGATTCGAGGGGTTAGCTGACGTGCGTATCATCCGATCTCTGTATGAATCCGCTCGCCACCGTCGACCGGTGAGGATTCGAAGTCGAGGGGGACTTCGAAGGCCCGATCTCGGTCAGAGTATCCGGCGGCCGCGCGTCAAGCATCCGGCCAAGGTTCGAGCCGAGTCACCCCACCGGTAG
- a CDS encoding PEP-CTERM sorting domain-containing protein, with protein MKAILLTFSCGLAALVDGFAQGSLTYQIGQLNFRPAYVFQPDPLHPTVPKRGGALEDYAGFQKVEGIGYTAELWYAPKADAGESSLRPIAGSQVYFRTGATAGLIVGKSKLDIVGTFGGDRVTLQLRVWNNEGRTISQWDLATERGASLPINHVLAGVDRDGSPQLGDSSLFRQLSHFSLAIVPEPSAILLVGFGIAGMLRLSRRGD; from the coding sequence ATGAAAGCTATCCTTTTGACCTTCAGTTGTGGCCTCGCAGCGTTGGTGGACGGGTTCGCGCAAGGTTCACTCACTTACCAAATTGGACAGCTCAACTTTCGCCCAGCCTATGTCTTTCAGCCGGATCCGCTCCATCCCACCGTGCCCAAGAGGGGAGGCGCACTTGAGGATTACGCCGGGTTTCAGAAGGTCGAGGGCATCGGCTACACCGCCGAGCTCTGGTATGCTCCCAAGGCTGACGCCGGTGAATCCTCGCTTCGGCCGATTGCTGGTTCGCAGGTGTACTTCAGAACAGGGGCTACCGCTGGGCTGATCGTCGGGAAGTCAAAGTTGGACATCGTGGGCACGTTCGGCGGCGATAGAGTCACTCTTCAGCTGCGCGTGTGGAACAATGAGGGACGAACTATCTCACAATGGGATTTGGCAACAGAGAGAGGGGCTTCGCTTCCTATAAATCACGTGCTTGCTGGGGTCGATCGGGACGGTTCCCCACAGCTCGGGGACAGTAGCCTCTTCCGCCAGTTGTCGCACTTCAGTTTGGCTATTGTGCCCGAGCCTTCGGCAATCCTGCTGGTCGGATTTGGAATCGCTGGGATGCTTAGGTTGTCGAGGCGGGGGGATTGA
- a CDS encoding dienelactone hydrolase family protein has product MKPIAYHSSGLPTFPARTESSSVEGRTQDRSDSEGLDRRGFLRASVTASLGSLFVAGGGPTQLQAFAASAPAGSDPAGADIGSLFPFVNSQAIHGEFPLSFLNSRFRSVRKWKKTARGKLLDLLHYSPPSCSPAAETTERIDCGDYYRERVKFNTTPDVRVPAFVLVPKNVPLPAPAIVALHDHGGFYLWGKEKIVALPEENPALQDFRKDYYGGKSIAIELVRQGYIVVVIDMFYWGERRLMLDGDPADWRDRPSTLSKERIQAFNARAGQNEQLVGRTIYSAGFTWPGVMFWDDIRTVDYLLSRPDVDPRRIGCVGLSVGGLRSCHLAALDDRIRAAVVVGWMASFPWQLHKHIRNTIGFTKVVPGLYQHLDYPDVASLAMPTPLLVINGSKDALFHLDGVKASFAKLNACYTKAGAADHCRTRLYDTPHEFNGEMQAEAWEWLRRWV; this is encoded by the coding sequence ATGAAACCGATCGCGTATCACTCCAGTGGCTTGCCAACCTTCCCAGCCAGGACTGAATCATCCTCCGTCGAAGGTAGAACGCAGGATCGATCGGATTCGGAAGGTCTCGATCGCCGTGGCTTTCTTCGTGCCTCGGTTACCGCCAGCCTCGGGTCGCTTTTCGTAGCGGGAGGCGGGCCGACGCAACTCCAAGCCTTTGCCGCATCTGCTCCGGCGGGATCGGATCCCGCCGGAGCAGATATCGGATCCCTATTCCCGTTCGTGAACAGCCAGGCGATCCACGGGGAATTCCCACTCTCTTTTCTCAACTCGAGGTTTCGTTCGGTTCGGAAATGGAAGAAGACAGCGCGTGGCAAGCTGCTGGATCTGTTGCACTATTCTCCTCCTTCCTGTTCGCCTGCAGCCGAAACGACGGAGCGAATCGATTGTGGTGACTATTATCGAGAACGGGTGAAGTTCAACACGACTCCCGATGTTCGGGTCCCCGCTTTTGTGCTCGTTCCGAAGAATGTTCCTCTGCCTGCCCCGGCCATTGTCGCGCTCCACGATCACGGAGGGTTTTATCTCTGGGGAAAGGAGAAAATCGTGGCGCTGCCCGAGGAGAATCCAGCACTCCAGGACTTTCGTAAGGATTACTACGGCGGCAAGTCGATCGCGATCGAACTCGTTCGCCAGGGTTATATCGTGGTGGTGATCGACATGTTCTACTGGGGCGAACGACGCCTGATGCTCGATGGGGATCCAGCAGATTGGCGGGATCGACCCTCGACGCTATCGAAAGAGCGCATTCAGGCGTTCAATGCCCGGGCCGGACAGAACGAGCAACTGGTGGGGCGCACGATCTATTCTGCCGGGTTTACTTGGCCGGGGGTGATGTTCTGGGACGATATCCGGACCGTCGACTATCTCCTGTCCCGTCCCGATGTGGATCCGCGTCGAATTGGGTGCGTCGGATTATCGGTGGGAGGATTGCGGTCCTGCCATCTGGCGGCCTTGGATGATCGCATTCGCGCCGCGGTGGTGGTAGGGTGGATGGCTTCGTTTCCCTGGCAGCTCCACAAGCACATCCGCAACACGATTGGGTTCACCAAAGTCGTGCCGGGGCTTTATCAGCATTTGGACTATCCGGATGTGGCGTCGCTGGCGATGCCGACGCCGCTCCTGGTAATCAACGGTTCGAAGGATGCGCTCTTTCACCTGGATGGTGTGAAGGCCAGTTTCGCGAAGCTCAATGCTTGCTACACCAAGGCGGGTGCGGCGGACCACTGTCGAACACGACTCTACGACACGCCTCACGAGTTCAATGGCGAGATGCAGGCCGAGGCCTGGGAGTGGCTGCGTCGCTGGGTCTGA
- a CDS encoding VOC family protein produces MSDKPSKRPAKKAAKPAASIVWFEIPADKPERAKKFYEQLFGWKITPFPGMTDYWHIDTGGDDASPDGGLMSRKYPGHPITSYVCVPSVTRHMAKVKKLGGRVCLPKTPVPGMGYLAICEDTEENTFALWEPNPKAK; encoded by the coding sequence ATGAGCGACAAACCCTCAAAACGCCCCGCCAAGAAGGCCGCTAAACCCGCCGCCAGCATCGTCTGGTTCGAAATCCCCGCCGACAAACCGGAGCGAGCCAAGAAGTTCTACGAGCAATTGTTCGGCTGGAAGATCACTCCGTTCCCCGGGATGACCGACTACTGGCATATCGATACTGGGGGCGACGATGCCTCCCCCGATGGTGGCCTCATGTCACGTAAGTACCCCGGACACCCGATCACGAGCTATGTCTGTGTCCCCTCTGTGACTCGACACATGGCGAAGGTCAAGAAGCTCGGGGGCCGGGTCTGCTTGCCCAAAACCCCAGTACCAGGAATGGGTTACCTTGCGATTTGTGAAGATACGGAGGAGAATACCTTCGCCCTGTGGGAACCGAACCCCAAAGCCAAATAG
- a CDS encoding glycosyltransferase family 4 protein gives MEAPSRTSPLKVAWFSYFPIEWLDGLPPELQSLPRMHPATWQRVLIAELQKDPTLELHVLVLRKQFPRTLSFQQGNTTFHCLKVPGGFRAPSLFWLDTWSVSRALRRIQPDLVHAWGTENGAALIAARLRYPALVTMQGIMGWMKELGVANSYQRFAARLEPGSLRRATDVSAESSFAIGYLGERYPHLQLRHIEHAPAWGFHQMARKPELSPLRLISISTLGHAKGTDVLLQALEPLCSQLKFRVVLIGGAPPEVLEIYRQQTSPELWSRIEFKNHLTSAEIATELSRAALMIYPTRADNSPNAVKEAVVTGLPVVASAIGGIVDYVIPGENGFLFPSGDVAACRQAIENALAHPTLSKGLIDEVVLARSRDQLSPATMARKFRDAYADIASRRGAGARVV, from the coding sequence ATGGAAGCCCCCTCCAGAACATCGCCGCTGAAGGTCGCGTGGTTCAGTTATTTTCCCATCGAGTGGCTCGATGGGCTCCCGCCCGAGTTGCAGTCGTTGCCCCGAATGCATCCCGCCACCTGGCAGCGGGTGCTGATCGCCGAACTGCAGAAGGATCCCACTCTGGAGCTGCACGTGCTGGTGCTCCGCAAGCAGTTTCCCCGGACGCTTTCCTTCCAACAGGGCAACACCACCTTCCACTGCCTGAAGGTTCCCGGCGGGTTCCGTGCGCCGTCCCTGTTCTGGCTCGACACGTGGTCGGTGTCGCGCGCCTTGCGTCGAATCCAACCGGACCTGGTTCATGCCTGGGGCACGGAGAACGGCGCCGCGTTGATCGCTGCGCGACTGCGCTACCCCGCTCTCGTCACCATGCAGGGGATCATGGGATGGATGAAGGAACTCGGAGTCGCCAATTCCTACCAGCGCTTCGCCGCCCGGCTCGAACCGGGCAGTCTGCGGCGCGCCACCGATGTCTCGGCCGAGTCCAGCTTCGCCATCGGATACCTCGGAGAACGTTACCCCCACCTTCAGCTCCGGCATATTGAGCACGCCCCCGCCTGGGGCTTCCACCAGATGGCCCGCAAGCCTGAGTTGTCACCGCTGCGTCTTATCTCGATCAGCACTCTTGGCCATGCGAAGGGAACCGACGTTCTGCTCCAGGCGTTGGAGCCACTTTGCAGCCAGCTGAAATTCCGGGTGGTGCTCATCGGCGGAGCGCCGCCCGAGGTGTTGGAAATCTATCGACAGCAGACCTCCCCGGAGCTCTGGTCCCGGATTGAGTTCAAGAACCACCTGACCTCCGCAGAGATCGCCACCGAGCTGAGTCGTGCCGCCCTGATGATCTACCCGACCCGAGCAGACAACAGCCCCAATGCGGTGAAGGAGGCGGTGGTCACGGGACTGCCGGTGGTCGCCAGTGCGATTGGCGGGATCGTGGACTATGTAATCCCCGGAGAGAACGGGTTCTTGTTTCCTTCCGGCGATGTGGCCGCTTGTCGCCAAGCAATCGAAAACGCTCTTGCTCACCCTACCTTGTCGAAAGGGCTCATCGACGAAGTGGTGCTCGCACGGTCGCGCGATCAGCTGTCCCCCGCAACCATGGCGAGGAAATTTCGTGATGCCTACGCCGACATTGCCAGCCGGCGAGGCGCCGGAGCCAGGGTGGTGTAG
- a CDS encoding class I SAM-dependent methyltransferase, with the protein MGVSQTSPAGASGFSETQSPAHVPYHIDPSNRFHWYENHWKRIALELLLRHVSPAGRTVLDYGCGRGETLDIFKHSGFSVTGTDTDPECVRLASSFGKSVLLQPERAVEQFGKKSFDLVTCFHVLEHVPCPVQTLNDIASIAKEHVLLAVPNLRQLRWIGTRKIDLAWVNEGHMQAWDHWHFLNLAQRFCGLELVEWGFDATILPGVSELAVKIGGNDLAIKLETGLFRKLFPFHGISVLGLFRVKR; encoded by the coding sequence ATGGGTGTTTCTCAAACCAGTCCAGCGGGCGCGTCAGGGTTTTCCGAAACCCAATCTCCAGCCCATGTTCCTTACCACATCGATCCCTCGAACCGGTTTCACTGGTATGAGAATCATTGGAAACGCATCGCCCTGGAACTCCTGCTCCGTCACGTCTCGCCCGCGGGCCGAACGGTGCTCGATTACGGCTGCGGCCGGGGAGAAACGCTCGACATCTTTAAACACTCCGGATTCAGCGTCACCGGCACCGATACCGATCCGGAGTGCGTGCGCCTGGCGTCGAGCTTTGGAAAGTCAGTGCTGCTCCAGCCCGAAAGAGCGGTGGAACAGTTCGGAAAGAAGAGCTTTGACCTGGTCACCTGCTTCCACGTCCTCGAGCATGTCCCCTGCCCGGTTCAAACCCTGAACGATATCGCATCGATCGCGAAGGAGCACGTGCTGCTCGCCGTGCCCAACCTGCGGCAACTACGCTGGATCGGCACACGCAAGATCGACCTGGCCTGGGTGAACGAGGGACATATGCAGGCGTGGGACCACTGGCACTTTCTAAATCTGGCGCAGCGCTTCTGCGGACTCGAGCTAGTGGAATGGGGCTTCGATGCCACCATCCTCCCCGGAGTCAGCGAACTAGCGGTCAAGATCGGCGGAAACGATCTCGCGATCAAGCTGGAGACCGGCCTGTTCCGAAAACTCTTTCCCTTCCACGGAATCTCGGTGCTCGGACTATTCCGCGTGAAGCGCTGA